A genomic segment from Dechloromonas denitrificans encodes:
- a CDS encoding PhoH family protein, whose protein sequence is MSSEKAKPAPKSKPVSLALAPVDNTLLANLCGPLDENIRQIETGFDVSIKRRNERFSISGEKAALTAEAIRHFYGMARQPLSVDEIQLGLIELTNAPVRRVSRKAEGPVDGPQLVTRKTELHGRTPRQVAYLNAIQEHDITFGIGPAGTGKTYLAVASAVDAFERDLVERIILTRPAVEAGERLGFLPGDLTQKIDPYLRPLYDALYDLMGHDRVSKLYEKRAIEIAPLAFMRGRTLNHAFIILDEAQNTTPEQMKMFLTRIGIGAKAVVTGDITQIDLPKGQKSGLREARDILKGVRGLAFTEFQKEDVVRHPLVARIVAAYESHSKQTS, encoded by the coding sequence TTGTCATCCGAGAAGGCTAAGCCGGCACCGAAGAGCAAGCCGGTCAGCCTGGCGCTTGCCCCGGTCGACAATACTTTGCTGGCCAATTTGTGCGGCCCGCTCGACGAGAACATCCGCCAGATCGAAACCGGCTTCGATGTCAGCATCAAGCGGCGCAACGAACGCTTTTCCATTTCGGGGGAAAAGGCGGCGTTGACCGCGGAAGCCATTCGTCACTTCTACGGTATGGCACGCCAGCCGCTCTCGGTCGACGAAATCCAGCTCGGCCTGATCGAACTGACCAACGCGCCAGTCCGGCGCGTCAGCCGCAAGGCCGAAGGCCCGGTCGATGGCCCGCAACTGGTCACCCGCAAGACTGAACTGCACGGCCGCACGCCACGCCAGGTGGCTTACCTGAATGCGATCCAGGAACACGACATCACCTTCGGCATCGGCCCGGCCGGCACCGGCAAGACCTATCTTGCTGTCGCCAGTGCGGTCGACGCCTTCGAGCGCGACCTGGTCGAACGCATCATCCTGACCCGCCCGGCGGTTGAAGCCGGCGAGCGCCTCGGCTTCCTGCCCGGCGATCTGACCCAAAAAATTGATCCTTACCTGCGCCCGCTGTACGACGCACTGTACGACCTGATGGGCCATGACCGGGTCAGCAAGCTCTACGAAAAGCGCGCCATCGAGATCGCCCCGCTCGCCTTCATGCGCGGCCGGACGCTGAACCACGCCTTCATCATTCTCGACGAGGCGCAGAACACCACGCCGGAACAGATGAAGATGTTCCTGACCCGCATCGGCATCGGCGCCAAGGCGGTCGTCACCGGCGATATCACCCAGATCGACCTGCCCAAGGGGCAAAAGAGCGGCCTGCGCGAAGCACGCGACATCCTCAAGGGGGTACGCGGCCTGGCTTTTACCGAATTTCAAAAGGAAGATGTCGTGCGCCACCCGCTGGTCGCGCGCATCGTTGCCGCCTATGAATCCCACAGCAAGCAAACGTCTTAA
- the ybeY gene encoding rRNA maturation RNase YbeY, which yields MNPTASKRLNLSVQYACNREGLPLRADFVRWARAALVGGGEITIRLVDADEGQELNKEYRGKDYATNVLSFPYDTEPLVMGDLVICPSVVAREATEQNKPLAAHYAHLTVHGMLHLQGWDHEEDEAAQAMENEETEILAAMGYPDPYAV from the coding sequence ATGAATCCCACAGCAAGCAAACGTCTTAACCTCTCCGTGCAATATGCCTGTAACCGTGAGGGCTTACCCTTGCGGGCGGATTTTGTCCGCTGGGCCCGCGCTGCACTGGTTGGCGGCGGTGAAATCACCATCCGCCTGGTCGACGCCGACGAAGGCCAGGAACTGAACAAGGAATACCGCGGCAAGGATTACGCGACCAACGTGCTGTCCTTTCCGTACGATACCGAACCGCTGGTCATGGGCGATCTGGTCATTTGCCCGAGCGTCGTGGCACGCGAGGCGACGGAGCAGAACAAGCCGCTGGCGGCGCATTACGCGCACCTGACGGTGCATGGTATGCTGCATTTACAGGGTTGGGACCACGAAGAAGACGAGGCTGCCCAGGCCATGGAAAACGAAGAAACGGAGATTCTCGCCGCGATGGGTTATCCAGACCCGTATGCGGTTTAA
- a CDS encoding HlyC/CorC family transporter, which translates to MDSDSKPSFIERLTSLLLREPEDREQLLEILHSAYERNLMDADALTIIEGALAASDTRVSDVMIPRAQMDAIDVDDPMDEIIPIVIEAAHSRFPVVDGDRDKVLGILLAKDLLRIHTEKDFDLRDWLRPAVFIPESKRLNVLLREFRVSRNHMAIVVNEYGGVAGLVTIEDVLEQIVGDIEDEYDFDEAHDNIRLDASGMYRVKARTEIEDFNAAFNTRFSDEEFDTVGGLVLRHIGRVPKRNEVIDIDGMRVQVLRADSRRLYTLLITPPPKSEAGAEDFTG; encoded by the coding sequence ATGGACAGTGACAGTAAACCGAGCTTTATCGAACGACTGACTTCCCTGCTGCTGCGCGAACCCGAAGATCGCGAGCAACTGCTTGAAATCCTGCACTCGGCCTACGAGCGCAACCTGATGGACGCCGATGCGCTGACCATCATCGAAGGCGCGCTCGCCGCCTCCGACACCCGTGTTTCCGACGTCATGATTCCACGCGCCCAGATGGATGCGATCGACGTCGATGACCCGATGGACGAAATCATCCCCATCGTCATCGAAGCGGCGCACTCGCGCTTCCCGGTGGTCGATGGTGACCGCGACAAGGTGCTCGGCATCCTGCTCGCCAAGGATCTGCTGCGTATCCACACCGAAAAGGACTTCGACCTGCGCGACTGGCTGCGCCCGGCGGTTTTCATCCCGGAATCCAAACGCCTCAATGTGCTGCTCCGCGAATTCCGCGTTTCACGCAATCACATGGCCATCGTGGTCAACGAGTACGGCGGCGTCGCCGGCCTGGTGACCATCGAAGACGTGCTCGAACAGATCGTCGGCGACATCGAGGACGAATACGACTTCGACGAAGCGCACGACAACATCCGCCTCGACGCCTCCGGCATGTATCGCGTCAAGGCGCGGACGGAAATCGAAGATTTCAACGCCGCCTTCAATACCCGCTTCTCCGACGAAGAGTTCGATACCGTCGGCGGGCTGGTTCTGCGCCACATTGGTCGCGTCCCGAAACGCAATGAAGTGATCGACATCGATGGCATGCGCGTCCAGGTTCTGCGCGCCGACAGCCGTCGTCTGTACACCCTGCTGATCACCCCGCCGCCCAAATCCGAAGCCGGTGCTGAAGACTTTACTGGCTAG
- the lnt gene encoding apolipoprotein N-acyltransferase: MLKTLLARFPLAPYAFAATTGAAGVLCFAPFGLFWLAPFVWLGLFFTLRQAGTPRQAALTGFCFGLGFFLGGVSWIYVSLSVFGGMPIWLAAPATFLFCAFMALYPALAGWAFKRWPAHGFWREAIYFASLIATVDWLRSWVFTGFPWLAVGYSQASPSPLAGFAPLIGVHGLSLLIALSGALLLRWRVGALALALLALSGFGLRQIAWTTPVGAPISVALIQGNIPQEMKFRPEAFFRTLETYRELIEAHPAQLTILPETAIPAFFDQLPPTYVDSLKATAQANQGDLIIGTLSGDGEHYWNSAISLGSSPLQSYRKTHLVPFGETIPAGFSWFMSLANIPMSSFTRGPAEQTPLAIAGRHVAVNICYEDVFGEEIIRALPAAGILANLSNTAWFGRSLAQPQHLQIAQMRASETGRPMLRSTNTGMTAIVGPDGVVQAALAPFTQGVLHGEVRAYEGLTPFARIGNFGFLAAAAILLLLSRRRR, encoded by the coding sequence GTGCTGAAGACTTTACTGGCTAGATTCCCGCTTGCGCCGTATGCCTTTGCTGCCACCACCGGTGCGGCCGGCGTGCTGTGCTTTGCGCCGTTCGGCCTGTTCTGGCTGGCCCCGTTTGTCTGGCTCGGACTGTTCTTCACATTGCGCCAAGCCGGTACGCCGCGCCAGGCGGCACTGACCGGCTTCTGCTTTGGGCTCGGTTTTTTCCTCGGCGGCGTGTCATGGATTTACGTCAGCCTGTCAGTCTTCGGCGGCATGCCGATCTGGCTTGCCGCTCCGGCGACTTTCCTGTTCTGCGCATTCATGGCGCTCTATCCAGCCCTCGCCGGTTGGGCTTTCAAGCGCTGGCCGGCGCACGGTTTCTGGCGTGAAGCGATTTATTTCGCCAGCCTGATTGCCACGGTCGACTGGCTGCGCAGCTGGGTTTTCACCGGATTCCCCTGGCTGGCGGTCGGCTATTCGCAAGCGTCACCCAGCCCACTCGCCGGCTTCGCACCGCTGATCGGCGTACACGGCCTGAGCCTGCTGATCGCACTGAGTGGTGCACTGCTGCTGCGCTGGCGCGTTGGCGCACTGGCACTGGCACTGCTTGCCCTCAGCGGTTTCGGGCTGCGCCAGATTGCGTGGACCACGCCGGTTGGCGCGCCAATCAGCGTGGCTCTGATCCAGGGCAACATCCCACAGGAGATGAAGTTCCGGCCGGAAGCCTTCTTTCGCACGCTCGAAACCTATCGCGAACTGATCGAAGCCCATCCGGCCCAACTCACCATCCTACCGGAAACCGCCATTCCCGCCTTTTTCGACCAGTTGCCACCGACCTACGTCGATTCGCTCAAGGCGACCGCGCAGGCCAACCAGGGTGACCTGATCATCGGCACGCTGAGTGGCGATGGCGAACACTACTGGAACAGTGCAATCAGCCTGGGTTCATCGCCGCTGCAAAGTTACCGCAAGACGCACCTGGTCCCGTTTGGCGAAACCATTCCGGCCGGATTTTCATGGTTCATGAGCCTGGCCAACATCCCGATGTCGTCCTTCACCCGCGGCCCGGCAGAACAAACGCCATTGGCCATCGCCGGCCGCCATGTCGCGGTCAACATCTGCTACGAGGATGTTTTCGGCGAAGAAATCATTCGCGCCCTGCCCGCAGCCGGAATCCTGGCCAACCTGTCGAATACCGCATGGTTCGGTCGCTCGCTGGCACAGCCGCAACATCTGCAGATCGCCCAGATGCGCGCCAGCGAAACAGGCCGGCCGATGCTGCGCTCGACCAACACTGGGATGACCGCCATCGTCGGCCCCGACGGCGTCGTTCAAGCCGCCCTGGCGCCCTTTACGCAAGGCGTGCTGCATGGCGAAGTGCGTGCCTACGAAGGCCTGACGCCGTTTGCCAGAATCGGCAACTTCGGCTTTCTGGCTGCTGCGGCAATCCTGCTCCTGCTCAGCCGCCGTCGCCGCTAA
- a CDS encoding transglycosylase SLT domain-containing protein, with protein sequence MFATSLFPPVMSRLTSAVFAVLQKFLVVFGLALLVALVGAHNGHAAFVDGIRSVLPKEALLGDELETDEPAEALGDVPSVLLTPRMRAALAYVSMRYHVSTEALQPIFATAEEVARDLHLDPLLIVAVIGVESGFNPLSQSVVGAQGLMQVVPRFHQDKLPSDAGSLPFFDPLTNVQVGARVLKESIRRNGGLEDGLQQFGGATKDPARRYATRVLAERQRLELAAQRWRST encoded by the coding sequence GTGTTCGCTACGTCTCTTTTCCCGCCGGTGATGTCACGTTTGACGTCTGCCGTGTTTGCAGTACTCCAGAAATTTCTTGTCGTTTTTGGCCTGGCCCTGCTGGTCGCTCTGGTCGGGGCGCATAACGGCCATGCGGCCTTTGTCGACGGTATCCGTTCGGTCCTGCCGAAAGAGGCGCTGCTTGGCGATGAACTCGAAACCGATGAGCCGGCCGAAGCCTTGGGCGATGTTCCCTCTGTGCTGCTGACGCCTCGCATGCGCGCTGCGCTGGCCTACGTTTCGATGCGTTATCACGTGTCGACCGAGGCACTTCAGCCGATTTTCGCTACGGCCGAAGAGGTCGCGCGTGATTTGCACCTCGATCCCCTGTTGATCGTTGCGGTGATCGGCGTTGAGTCCGGCTTCAATCCCCTCTCGCAAAGTGTGGTCGGCGCGCAGGGCTTGATGCAGGTGGTGCCGCGTTTTCATCAGGATAAATTACCGAGCGATGCAGGCAGCCTGCCATTTTTCGATCCGCTGACCAATGTTCAGGTCGGGGCTCGCGTACTGAAAGAGTCGATTCGACGCAATGGCGGCCTGGAAGACGGGTTGCAACAGTTCGGCGGAGCGACCAAGGATCCGGCCAGGCGTTACGCGACGCGGGTGCTGGCCGAGCGTCAGCGCCTTGAATTGGCGGCCCAGCGCTGGCGTTCGACCTGA
- the glyQ gene encoding glycine--tRNA ligase subunit alpha: protein MTTSNTSPKKPTFQEIILRLQQYWSAQGCALLQPYDMEVGAGTSHTATFLRAIGPEPWKAAYVQPSRRPKDGRYGENPNRMQHYYQFQVVLKPAPDNILELYLGSLEALGFDLKKNDVRFVEDDWENPTLGAWGLGWEVWMNGMEVTQFTYFQQVGGIDCKPITGEITYGIERLAMYLQGVENVYDLTWTEGLTYGDVYHQNEVEQSTYNFEHSDVDFLFHAFGAHEKQAQHLMGAQLALPAYEQVLKAAHTFNLLDARGAISVTERAAYIGRIRNLARAVAQAYLDSRARLGFPMAPKEWAAEVLAQIEKKVA from the coding sequence ATGACGACCAGCAACACATCCCCGAAGAAACCCACATTCCAGGAAATCATCCTGCGCCTGCAACAATACTGGAGCGCCCAGGGCTGCGCCCTGCTCCAGCCGTACGACATGGAAGTCGGCGCCGGTACCAGCCACACCGCCACCTTCCTGCGCGCCATCGGCCCGGAGCCGTGGAAGGCCGCCTACGTGCAACCTTCGCGCCGCCCGAAAGACGGTCGTTACGGCGAGAACCCGAACCGGATGCAGCACTACTACCAGTTCCAGGTGGTCTTGAAGCCGGCGCCGGACAATATTCTTGAGCTCTATCTCGGCTCGCTCGAAGCGCTCGGTTTCGACCTCAAGAAGAACGACGTGCGCTTCGTCGAGGACGACTGGGAAAACCCGACGCTGGGCGCCTGGGGTCTCGGCTGGGAAGTATGGATGAACGGCATGGAAGTGACGCAGTTCACCTACTTCCAGCAGGTCGGCGGCATCGACTGCAAGCCGATCACCGGCGAAATTACCTACGGTATCGAACGCCTGGCCATGTACCTGCAAGGCGTCGAAAACGTCTATGACCTGACCTGGACGGAAGGCCTGACCTACGGCGACGTCTATCACCAGAACGAAGTCGAGCAATCGACCTACAACTTCGAGCATTCCGACGTCGATTTCCTGTTCCACGCCTTCGGTGCGCACGAGAAGCAGGCGCAGCACCTGATGGGCGCCCAGCTCGCGCTGCCGGCCTACGAGCAAGTACTCAAGGCGGCCCACACTTTCAACCTGCTCGACGCACGCGGTGCCATCTCGGTGACCGAACGTGCCGCCTACATCGGCCGCATCCGCAACCTGGCCCGCGCCGTGGCGCAAGCCTACCTCGACTCGCGCGCCCGCCTCGGCTTCCCGATGGCTCCGAAGGAATGGGCGGCTGAAGTGCTGGCCCAGATTGAAAAGAAAGTTGCCTGA
- the glyS gene encoding glycine--tRNA ligase subunit beta, with the protein MTVQNLLVELFVEELPPKALKKLGEVFAQTLANSLKNAGLTASTAAVTAFASPRRLAAHVTDVAAVAADKPVVQKLMPVAVGLDATGNATPALLKKLAALGADASAVAGLRRENDGKADILFYDSMAKGATLAEGLQKALEAALSALPIPKVMTYQLQDGWSSVNFVRPAHGLVALHGTDVVGLNILGLTSGRQTHGHRFEAAVDPVVFNNADEYAAKLAADGAVIASFEARRAEIARQLQAAAAKAGPHLKPIDDDALLDEVTALVERPNVLIGQFEEEFLAVPQECLILTMKANQKYFPLLDAAGKLTNKFLVVSNISPEDASAVIGGNERVVRPRLADAKFFFDQDRKKSLESRVAGLGKVVYHNKLGTQGERVQRVAAIARAIADQLGGGALTQQAEQAAVLAKADLLTDMVGEFPELQGIMGRYYALHDGLAGEVADAVEDHYKPRFAGDSLPRGQVGTIVALADKLETLVGMFGIGQIPTGDRDPFALRRHALGIIRMLSEGDLNLPLNALLTATSQAFAAVDGFKAADSALADFIYDRLAGSLRDQGYTAQEVDAVVSQRPQRLGDIPKRLAAVRSFSALPEAAALAAANKRVGNILKKVDGTVDAKIDVNLLKEAPEIALNAALASVRPQADAAFGKGDYTASLQALAALRAPVDNFFNDVMVNAEDAALRANRLGLLATLHLAMNQVADISKLST; encoded by the coding sequence ATGACCGTCCAAAATCTGCTCGTTGAACTGTTCGTTGAAGAACTGCCGCCCAAGGCACTGAAAAAGCTGGGTGAAGTGTTCGCCCAGACACTGGCCAACTCGTTAAAAAATGCCGGTCTGACTGCGTCGACCGCAGCAGTCACCGCTTTCGCCTCGCCGCGCCGCCTGGCTGCGCACGTCACTGATGTCGCCGCTGTCGCCGCCGACAAGCCGGTCGTCCAGAAGCTGATGCCGGTCGCCGTTGGCCTCGATGCGACTGGCAATGCCACACCCGCCCTGCTCAAGAAGCTGGCCGCGCTGGGTGCTGATGCCTCTGCTGTTGCCGGCCTGCGCCGCGAAAACGACGGCAAGGCCGACATCCTGTTCTACGACAGCATGGCCAAGGGCGCCACGCTGGCCGAAGGCCTGCAAAAGGCGCTGGAAGCGGCGCTGTCTGCGCTGCCGATTCCGAAAGTGATGACTTACCAGCTGCAGGACGGCTGGAGCAGCGTCAATTTCGTCCGCCCGGCGCACGGCCTCGTCGCCCTGCACGGCACCGATGTCGTCGGACTCAACATCCTCGGCCTGACGTCCGGTCGTCAAACGCACGGCCACCGTTTTGAAGCGGCGGTCGATCCGGTTGTTTTCAACAACGCCGACGAATACGCTGCCAAGCTGGCGGCCGATGGCGCCGTAATCGCCTCGTTCGAAGCCCGCCGTGCCGAAATCGCCCGTCAGTTGCAGGCTGCCGCTGCCAAGGCTGGCCCCCACCTGAAGCCGATCGACGATGACGCGCTGCTCGACGAAGTCACCGCGCTGGTCGAACGTCCGAACGTGCTGATCGGCCAGTTTGAAGAGGAATTCCTCGCCGTGCCGCAGGAATGCCTGATTCTGACCATGAAGGCCAACCAGAAATACTTCCCGCTGCTCGACGCGGCCGGCAAGCTGACCAACAAGTTCCTCGTCGTCAGCAACATCTCGCCGGAAGATGCTTCCGCCGTGATCGGCGGCAACGAGCGCGTCGTGCGCCCGCGTCTGGCCGATGCCAAGTTCTTCTTCGACCAGGATCGCAAGAAATCGCTGGAAAGCCGCGTCGCCGGCCTCGGCAAGGTTGTTTACCACAACAAGCTGGGCACCCAGGGCGAGCGCGTTCAGCGTGTTGCCGCGATTGCCCGCGCCATCGCCGATCAGCTTGGCGGCGGTGCGCTGACGCAGCAAGCCGAACAGGCTGCCGTGCTGGCCAAGGCTGACCTGCTGACCGACATGGTCGGCGAATTCCCCGAACTGCAAGGCATCATGGGCCGCTACTACGCGCTGCACGACGGCCTCGCTGGCGAAGTGGCCGATGCGGTCGAAGATCACTACAAGCCACGCTTTGCCGGCGACAGCCTGCCGCGCGGCCAAGTCGGCACCATCGTCGCGCTGGCCGACAAGCTGGAAACCCTGGTCGGCATGTTTGGTATCGGCCAGATCCCGACCGGTGACCGCGACCCGTTCGCGCTGCGCCGTCACGCGCTGGGCATTATCCGCATGCTCAGCGAAGGTGACCTGAATTTGCCGCTCAACGCGCTGTTGACCGCAACAAGCCAAGCTTTTGCCGCGGTCGACGGCTTCAAGGCGGCCGATTCGGCGCTGGCCGACTTCATCTACGACCGTCTGGCCGGCAGCCTGCGCGACCAAGGCTACACCGCGCAGGAGGTCGATGCCGTGGTCAGCCAGCGTCCGCAACGTCTGGGTGACATTCCGAAACGCCTCGCCGCCGTACGCAGTTTCTCGGCGCTGCCGGAAGCTGCAGCCCTGGCGGCGGCCAACAAGCGGGTCGGCAACATCCTGAAAAAGGTGGATGGCACGGTCGACGCCAAAATCGACGTCAATCTGCTCAAGGAAGCCCCGGAAATCGCGCTGAATGCCGCGCTGGCCAGCGTCCGTCCGCAAGCCGACGCGGCTTTCGGCAAAGGCGACTACACGGCCTCGCTGCAGGCACTGGCCGCTTTGCGCGCCCCGGTAGACAACTTTTTCAACGATGTCATGGTCAACGCAGAAGATGCCGCCCTGCGTGCCAACCGTCTCGGCCTGCTCGCCACGCTCCATCTGGCGATGAACCAGGTCGCCGACATTTCCAAGCTGTCCACCTGA
- the gmhB gene encoding D-glycero-beta-D-manno-heptose 1,7-bisphosphate 7-phosphatase gives MPTKLVILDRDGVINFDSAQFIKSPAEWKPIPGSLEAIARLNQAGYRVVVATNQSGVGRSLFDMDTLNSIHEKMHKALFTVGGRIDAIFFCPHTADSACDCRKPKPGMFKRISETLNADLKGVPAIGDSLRDLQACAALGCQPILVHTGKGEKTKAEGNLPEGTLEFTDLSAAVDHILNGRK, from the coding sequence ATGCCCACGAAACTTGTCATCCTCGATCGCGACGGCGTGATCAACTTCGATTCGGCCCAGTTCATCAAGAGCCCGGCCGAATGGAAACCGATCCCCGGCAGTCTGGAAGCCATTGCCCGCCTCAATCAGGCCGGCTACCGCGTGGTCGTGGCGACCAATCAATCCGGCGTCGGACGCAGCCTGTTCGACATGGACACGCTGAACAGCATCCACGAAAAGATGCACAAGGCGCTGTTCACTGTCGGCGGCCGGATCGATGCCATTTTCTTCTGCCCGCACACCGCCGATTCGGCCTGCGATTGCCGCAAGCCGAAACCCGGCATGTTCAAGCGCATCTCGGAAACTCTCAATGCCGACTTGAAGGGCGTGCCGGCCATCGGCGACTCGCTGCGCGACCTGCAAGCCTGCGCAGCGCTGGGTTGCCAGCCGATCTTGGTGCATACCGGCAAGGGTGAAAAAACCAAGGCCGAAGGCAATCTGCCTGAAGGGACGCTGGAGTTCACCGATCTGTCAGCCGCCGTCGACCATATCCTGAACGGGAGAAAATGA
- a CDS encoding lysophospholipid acyltransferase family protein: MNALRSTVFMTWAIAWSILTAPLVVIGALLLRGLWGYRLGKLWRLGIQFGVENMLGIRPRVIGLENMPDEPCVILAKHQSAWETMTLQDYVPNGAYCVFVLKKELLRVPLVGWGLAAMKMISIDRNAGKDALDQVVVQGRERLQQGFYVIIFPEGTRVAPGHKKRYKAGGAYLATRVGCKVVPIAHDAGELWPRQAFLKKPGTVTVSIGPAFDATGLSELEVNRQAEAWIEEEMHRISPHRYADAQHNAT, encoded by the coding sequence ATGAACGCACTGCGCTCCACCGTTTTCATGACCTGGGCGATCGCATGGTCGATCCTGACTGCACCGCTGGTCGTTATCGGCGCCTTGTTGCTGCGCGGCCTGTGGGGTTATCGCCTGGGCAAGTTGTGGCGGCTCGGCATCCAGTTCGGGGTCGAAAACATGCTCGGCATCCGCCCCCGCGTCATCGGCCTCGAAAACATGCCGGACGAACCCTGCGTCATCCTGGCCAAGCACCAGTCGGCCTGGGAAACCATGACGCTGCAGGACTATGTACCAAATGGTGCTTACTGCGTCTTCGTGCTCAAGAAGGAATTGCTGCGCGTCCCGCTGGTCGGCTGGGGACTGGCCGCCATGAAAATGATTTCAATCGACCGCAACGCGGGCAAGGATGCGCTCGATCAGGTTGTCGTCCAGGGCCGCGAACGTCTGCAACAAGGGTTTTACGTCATCATTTTCCCGGAAGGCACGCGCGTTGCCCCAGGCCACAAGAAACGCTACAAGGCAGGCGGCGCCTATCTCGCCACCCGCGTTGGCTGCAAAGTCGTGCCGATTGCCCACGATGCCGGCGAACTTTGGCCACGCCAGGCTTTCCTCAAGAAACCGGGCACCGTCACGGTCAGCATCGGCCCGGCTTTCGACGCAACCGGCCTGAGCGAACTTGAGGTCAACCGGCAAGCCGAAGCCTGGATCGAGGAAGAGATGCACCGCATCTCGCCGCACCGCTACGCGGATGCCCAGCACAACGCCACCTGA
- a CDS encoding M48 family metallopeptidase: MPSTTPPETSHRIALGDAQIAYLLRRSRRRTIGLSIDQRGLRIAAPLRARLGDIEQLIQEHAGWVLDKLTQWRERPPPERLAIVDGTRISLLGETWTVAFSDIGRQRWQFAGGTLYLKTAATVDAAKLLEMALREKARTVFTEQLNFHAARLGVDTPPLRLSSARTRWGSCAHHGGISLNWRLIFMPLDIIDYVVCHELAHLKEMNHSPRFWSVVEQLCPDWRSRRLELRQLGRQIPQF; encoded by the coding sequence ATGCCCAGCACAACGCCACCTGAAACCAGCCATCGCATTGCCCTCGGTGATGCGCAAATCGCCTATCTGTTGCGACGCAGCCGCCGGCGAACCATCGGCCTGAGCATCGACCAGCGCGGTCTGCGCATCGCCGCGCCTTTGCGCGCCCGGCTCGGCGACATTGAGCAGCTGATTCAGGAACACGCCGGCTGGGTCCTCGACAAACTAACCCAGTGGCGCGAACGTCCGCCCCCCGAAAGACTGGCCATCGTCGATGGCACCCGCATTTCCCTGCTCGGCGAAACGTGGACCGTGGCATTCAGCGACATTGGCCGGCAACGCTGGCAATTTGCCGGAGGCACGCTTTATCTCAAGACGGCTGCCACGGTCGACGCCGCAAAATTGCTCGAAATGGCCCTGCGCGAAAAAGCACGCACGGTTTTCACCGAACAACTCAATTTTCATGCCGCCCGGCTGGGTGTCGATACGCCACCGCTGCGCCTGTCCTCCGCCCGGACGCGCTGGGGCAGTTGCGCCCATCATGGCGGCATCTCGCTCAACTGGCGACTGATCTTCATGCCGCTGGACATCATCGACTATGTCGTCTGCCACGAACTGGCCCACCTCAAGGAAATGAACCACAGCCCGCGTTTCTGGTCTGTCGTCGAACAACTTTGTCCGGACTGGCGCAGCCGGCGCCTCGAACTGCGTCAACTCGGCCGGCAAATCCCCCAATTCTGA
- the gloA gene encoding lactoylglutathione lyase, with translation MRILHTMIRVGNLDRSIAFYTEILGMQLLRRSDFPEGRFTLAFVGYGPEEQGAVLELTHNWDTPSYELGNGYGHIALAVPDAAAACAEIKKRGGKVVREAGPMKHGTTIIAFVDDPDGYKIELIQRG, from the coding sequence ATGCGCATTCTTCACACCATGATCCGCGTCGGCAACCTCGATCGCTCCATCGCCTTCTACACCGAAATCCTCGGCATGCAGTTGCTGCGCCGCAGCGACTTCCCCGAAGGCCGCTTCACGCTGGCCTTTGTCGGCTACGGCCCGGAAGAGCAAGGCGCCGTACTCGAACTGACGCACAACTGGGACACGCCAAGCTACGAGCTGGGCAACGGCTACGGCCACATTGCACTGGCCGTGCCCGACGCGGCCGCTGCCTGTGCCGAAATCAAAAAGCGCGGCGGCAAGGTAGTGCGCGAAGCCGGGCCGATGAAGCACGGCACGACGATCATCGCGTTTGTCGACGACCCTGACGGCTATAAGATCGAACTGATCCAGCGCGGCTGA